A single window of Priestia filamentosa DNA harbors:
- a CDS encoding DedA family protein has product MNVDQITEYLLTYGYWIILLVLFCGIVGIPAPEETFLVFIGMLIAKHQLSFYGSIGSAFAGTLVGMLCAYFIGRKVGNPFVKKFGKYIKITEENREETYSNFKRHGKLSTLLCLFIPGFRQITPYVAGITGFPVLSYLFFATLGSGLWVVLYIIGGYFIGNRIPVEYVSFLGLAALIGFIVVIIVKKRKKTS; this is encoded by the coding sequence ATGAATGTAGATCAAATTACTGAGTATTTACTAACATATGGATATTGGATTATTTTACTTGTGTTATTTTGTGGAATTGTTGGAATACCAGCTCCAGAAGAGACGTTTCTTGTTTTTATAGGGATGCTTATTGCCAAACATCAGCTTTCATTTTATGGAAGCATTGGAAGTGCTTTTGCAGGAACATTAGTTGGAATGCTCTGTGCCTATTTTATAGGAAGAAAAGTTGGGAATCCATTTGTAAAGAAGTTTGGTAAATACATTAAGATCACAGAGGAGAACAGGGAAGAAACGTATAGTAACTTTAAACGTCATGGGAAGCTATCAACGTTGTTATGCTTGTTCATTCCGGGTTTTCGTCAAATAACGCCGTACGTAGCTGGAATCACAGGCTTTCCAGTTCTTTCATACCTGTTTTTTGCAACGCTTGGAAGCGGCTTATGGGTTGTATTGTATATTATAGGCGGTTATTTTATTGGAAATCGTATCCCTGTTGAATATGTCTCGTTTTTAGGACTAGCAGCATTGATTGGGTTTATTGTTGTAATCATTGTGAAAAAACGAAAGAAAACAAGCTAA
- a CDS encoding MGDG synthase family glycosyltransferase: MHSLKKVLFLPLFQMPSGHHQVADALMYEIEKTTENVTCKKVDFLSYWNKHIEKVVESSYLKMIHAFPNMYDWVYRNFMYNQFTNKQVSLLNRIYSLRFEEKMLQLIQEEQPDSIVCTHCFPSAILSRLKQRKAINIPVVNVYTDFFINSIWGGAEIDYHLVNDMQMKQELIQRFSIPASHIFITGIPVNGKIGRECSSSKKMKKQILVAGGSIGLGKMNDYLQQIKHSSNYHYTVLCGKNEKLYEELKRWNIPHIEPKAFISSREEMNELYARADALVTKPGGITISEALKLGLPIFIHSSLPGQERINLKRIIDKGLAVLLHEDQGFEEQLSIVLEDKWKRRSLIKRMEDMVNKREKIAYEIIVDIAVKTSFLHVRHI, encoded by the coding sequence GTGCATTCCTTGAAGAAAGTTCTTTTTTTACCTTTATTTCAAATGCCATCTGGTCATCACCAAGTGGCAGATGCACTTATGTATGAAATTGAAAAAACAACAGAAAATGTAACATGCAAAAAAGTAGATTTCTTAAGCTATTGGAATAAACATATCGAGAAAGTGGTGGAATCTAGTTATTTAAAAATGATCCATGCTTTTCCTAATATGTATGACTGGGTTTATCGCAATTTTATGTACAACCAATTTACAAACAAGCAAGTTTCTTTACTAAATCGCATTTATAGTTTGCGTTTTGAGGAAAAGATGCTTCAGCTAATTCAAGAAGAGCAGCCTGATTCTATTGTTTGCACACACTGTTTTCCTTCCGCTATTCTAAGTCGCTTAAAGCAGCGCAAGGCCATCAATATTCCCGTTGTGAATGTATATACAGATTTCTTTATCAACAGTATTTGGGGCGGGGCTGAAATTGACTACCATTTAGTGAATGATATGCAAATGAAGCAAGAACTTATCCAACGTTTCTCTATTCCTGCTTCACATATTTTTATAACGGGAATTCCTGTAAACGGGAAGATTGGAAGAGAGTGCAGCTCTTCTAAAAAAATGAAAAAGCAGATTTTAGTTGCAGGGGGAAGTATTGGATTAGGGAAAATGAATGATTACCTCCAGCAAATTAAACATTCAAGCAATTATCACTATACCGTTTTATGTGGGAAAAATGAAAAACTGTATGAAGAATTGAAGAGATGGAACATACCGCATATTGAACCAAAGGCCTTTATTTCTTCTCGTGAGGAAATGAACGAATTATATGCAAGAGCAGATGCACTTGTAACAAAGCCAGGAGGAATTACAATTAGTGAAGCATTAAAGCTAGGGTTGCCTATTTTTATTCATTCTTCACTTCCAGGTCAAGAGCGGATCAATTTAAAACGAATCATTGATAAAGGGCTGGCTGTACTGCTTCATGAAGACCAAGGATTTGAAGAACAGCTTTCAATTGTTCTAGAAGATAAATGGAAAAGAAGAAGTCTTATTAAACGAATGGAAGATATGGTAAACAAACGCGAAAAAATTGCATATGAAATTATTGTAGATATTGCTGTTAAAACCTCGTTTCTTCATGTACGTCATATTTAA
- a CDS encoding NAD-dependent malic enzyme has product MRHLHVSSDAIETTLRGKDVLAMPMLNKGVAFTEEERKELGLEGLLPPTILTLDEQVKRAYEQFKAQPDNLRKNVSLNDLHNRNEVLFYRLLTDHLSEMLPVVYTPTVGQAIQEYSHEYRRPGGVYLSIDNPEGIEQAFKNTGKSPEDIDLMVITDSESILGIGDWGVGGINIAIGKLAVYTAAAGIDPSRVLPVVLDVGTNNKELLEDPLYIGNRHERIRGDRYNEFVDTFIEKALEQFPNALLHWEDFGNVNARHIIEKYGKKILTFNDDIQGTGAVTLAAVFSAVQVTKTPISEHRVVIFGPGTAGIGVADQIRDAMVLDGISKEEAHARFWPIDYRGLLTDDMDDLLGFQEPYARKASEVEGFARDEEGKISLLEVVKQVKPTILIGTSGQAGAFTEEIIKEMAKHAERPAILPMSNPTKLAEAVPEDLLNWTDGKALIATGSPFDPVTYKGVTYEIGQSNNAFVFPGLGLGSIVVKAKVITDSMFAACADAVAKMVDSAKPGASLLPSIKQLREVSVSVAIEVAKAAIEDGVAEEVPEDVEKAVNDAIWNPIYRTIKATK; this is encoded by the coding sequence ATGCGTCACTTACACGTATCTTCTGATGCGATTGAAACAACTTTAAGAGGAAAAGACGTACTAGCAATGCCAATGCTTAATAAAGGTGTGGCATTCACTGAAGAGGAAAGAAAAGAACTTGGACTTGAAGGTCTTCTTCCTCCAACTATTTTAACACTTGATGAGCAAGTAAAACGCGCTTACGAGCAGTTCAAAGCTCAGCCGGATAACTTACGTAAAAATGTTTCTTTAAATGATTTGCATAATCGTAATGAAGTGCTATTTTATAGACTTTTAACAGATCATCTTAGTGAAATGCTTCCAGTTGTCTACACGCCAACTGTTGGACAAGCCATTCAAGAATATAGCCATGAATACCGCCGTCCTGGTGGGGTATATCTTTCAATTGATAATCCAGAAGGTATTGAGCAAGCGTTCAAGAACACTGGAAAATCACCTGAAGATATTGATTTAATGGTTATTACGGATTCTGAAAGTATTCTTGGAATTGGTGACTGGGGTGTTGGTGGAATTAACATCGCGATTGGTAAATTAGCTGTTTATACAGCAGCTGCGGGTATTGATCCAAGCCGTGTGTTACCAGTGGTTCTTGATGTTGGTACAAACAACAAAGAACTTTTAGAAGATCCACTTTATATTGGAAATCGTCATGAACGTATTCGCGGGGACCGCTATAACGAATTTGTCGATACATTTATTGAAAAAGCATTAGAACAGTTTCCAAATGCACTTCTTCATTGGGAAGACTTTGGTAATGTAAATGCTCGCCACATTATCGAAAAATATGGAAAGAAAATTTTAACGTTTAATGATGATATTCAAGGTACAGGAGCTGTTACACTTGCCGCTGTATTCTCAGCTGTTCAAGTAACAAAAACACCGATTAGCGAACACCGTGTTGTTATCTTTGGACCAGGAACAGCAGGTATCGGAGTTGCTGATCAAATTCGTGATGCAATGGTTCTTGATGGAATTTCTAAAGAAGAAGCACACGCACGCTTCTGGCCAATTGACTATCGTGGCCTTTTAACTGACGACATGGATGATTTATTAGGGTTCCAAGAACCTTATGCACGTAAGGCCTCAGAAGTTGAAGGATTTGCACGTGATGAAGAAGGCAAAATTTCACTATTAGAAGTCGTTAAACAAGTGAAGCCAACAATCTTAATCGGAACATCTGGTCAAGCAGGTGCGTTTACAGAAGAAATTATAAAAGAGATGGCAAAACATGCAGAACGTCCAGCCATTTTACCGATGTCTAACCCAACAAAACTTGCTGAAGCTGTTCCGGAAGATTTACTAAACTGGACAGATGGAAAAGCTCTCATTGCAACAGGTAGTCCGTTTGATCCTGTAACATACAAAGGTGTAACCTATGAGATTGGACAATCCAACAACGCATTTGTATTCCCTGGATTAGGTCTAGGTTCAATTGTCGTAAAAGCAAAAGTTATTACAGACAGTATGTTTGCAGCTTGTGCTGATGCTGTAGCAAAAATGGTTGATAGTGCTAAACCTGGTGCATCACTACTTCCAAGCATAAAACAACTTCGTGAGGTTTCCGTATCAGTAGCCATCGAAGTTGCAAAAGCAGCAATTGAAGACGGTGTTGCTGAAGAAGTACCAGAAGATGTAGAAAAAGCGGTAAATGATGCAATTTGGAATCCTATTTACCGTACAATCAAAGCAACTAAATAA
- a CDS encoding AEC family transporter produces MGIEHILVILAPIFFVIALGYLAGYFKKYNMETSKGLNTFVTKFALPAHLFVGVVTTSKQQFIEKWPFVVTMFLGIVGFYIILLIVSRYAFKMDLTGASMISLNSAQPTFAFMGIPVLGSLFGADAVAIPIAITGIVVNALLDPLSIIFGTIGQRGDNKDEKSESLWKITIKSVLHGLSEPLACVPLIGIVIVLIGIPIPELFNDMLNQIGTTTSGVALFAVGVTIGVRKISFSVVSFAIALLKVAVQPLVMLGIATMIGLSADDTVKAMLLVAFPGSAVAALIATRFEKREAETASAFVISAILSLITLPILITWLM; encoded by the coding sequence ATGGGAATTGAGCATATTCTTGTTATTTTAGCCCCCATCTTTTTCGTTATTGCACTAGGCTATTTAGCAGGATACTTTAAAAAATACAATATGGAAACATCAAAGGGGCTTAACACGTTTGTTACAAAATTTGCGTTACCTGCCCATTTATTTGTAGGGGTTGTCACAACATCAAAACAACAATTTATTGAAAAATGGCCGTTTGTTGTAACTATGTTTCTCGGTATTGTTGGTTTTTATATTATTCTACTTATTGTTTCTCGTTATGCTTTTAAAATGGATTTAACAGGAGCATCAATGATTTCATTGAACTCTGCTCAACCAACGTTCGCTTTTATGGGGATTCCTGTACTAGGGAGTTTATTTGGAGCAGACGCAGTAGCAATTCCAATTGCCATTACAGGGATTGTTGTAAATGCACTTTTAGATCCACTTTCTATTATTTTCGGTACAATTGGACAACGTGGAGATAATAAAGATGAAAAAAGCGAGAGCTTGTGGAAGATCACCATTAAATCGGTTCTTCATGGTTTATCAGAACCGCTTGCATGTGTTCCGCTTATTGGGATTGTCATTGTATTAATTGGCATTCCAATTCCTGAGCTTTTCAATGATATGTTAAACCAAATTGGTACAACAACATCTGGTGTAGCACTGTTTGCTGTTGGGGTAACAATTGGAGTGCGTAAAATTAGTTTCAGCGTTGTGTCATTTGCAATTGCATTATTAAAAGTTGCTGTACAACCACTTGTAATGTTAGGAATTGCTACAATGATTGGTCTTTCAGCAGACGATACAGTAAAAGCAATGTTACTTGTTGCTTTCCCAGGCTCTGCGGTTGCAGCACTAATTGCAACGCGATTTGAAAAACGCGAAGCAGAAACAGCTTCAGCTTTCGTTATTAGTGCTATCCTTTCGTTGATTACGTTACCAATTCTTATTACATGGTTAATGTAA
- a CDS encoding MerR family transcriptional regulator produces MKYSIGQFAKKTGVTVRTLRYYEEIGLLIPECTKTNRRFYCDSHLSSLQKIISLKYIGLSLEKIKEYLNEEVWDLRQSLLFQRQIMEKEREKLTNIIKALDNALAVSKEQKELSPSIYVAIIDSFQMEEKSKKALKQILPEDTIDRIFNISDEEQILLNQKWVNIFVELTDLYKEGRESNSLLVQKCIEKVYDLLVSFVGEDLSLITEIKEEDFPQDLLKLPSPFSEKQQKWMDEAFEHHFTLIEKKEKG; encoded by the coding sequence ATGAAATATAGCATTGGTCAGTTTGCAAAGAAAACAGGTGTTACGGTAAGAACATTGCGTTATTATGAAGAAATCGGCTTATTAATTCCGGAATGCACAAAAACCAACCGGCGTTTTTATTGTGATTCGCATCTTAGCTCTCTACAAAAAATTATTTCATTAAAGTATATCGGTCTTTCGCTTGAAAAAATTAAGGAGTATCTTAATGAAGAAGTATGGGACCTGCGGCAAAGTCTTCTGTTTCAACGACAAATCATGGAGAAGGAAAGAGAGAAACTTACAAATATTATTAAAGCGCTCGACAATGCGCTGGCAGTTTCTAAAGAACAAAAAGAACTAAGCCCTTCTATATATGTAGCTATTATTGATAGTTTTCAAATGGAAGAAAAAAGTAAGAAAGCATTGAAGCAAATTTTACCGGAAGATACAATTGATCGTATTTTTAACATTTCAGATGAAGAGCAAATTTTGCTGAATCAAAAATGGGTTAACATTTTTGTAGAACTAACAGATCTTTATAAGGAAGGAAGAGAATCCAATTCGCTTCTTGTTCAAAAATGTATTGAAAAAGTATATGATTTGCTCGTATCTTTTGTAGGTGAAGACTTATCTTTAATAACAGAAATAAAAGAAGAAGATTTTCCGCAAGACTTATTGAAACTTCCTTCCCCTTTTTCAGAAAAACAGCAAAAATGGATGGATGAAGCTTTTGAGCACCACTTTACTTTAATAGAAAAGAAAGAGAAAGGATAA
- a CDS encoding ABC transporter ATP-binding protein yields MEKENTKANLASFWKLLKSIKLPKVIMITALTLSLLETGAALIVPLFTKNLVDKAASSALETSVIVILILAFMLQAISGGISSYLIMYVGEIVVSRLRSNLWRKVLFLEVPYFDKHQSGETMSRITQDTNTIKTLVTQHLVSFLTGIVSIVGSVIILLFIDWKMTLVMVLAVPFSLLLIIPLGRKMYRISKATQDELASFSGELGRVLGEIRLVKMYSAENVEVEKGEEGIKKLFRFGLKEARIQSVLHPFMTLIMMLVIVVLIGYGGVRVASGTLTAGSLVAIIIYMFQIIVPFSQMATSFSALQKALGATERIGEMLNLRTEEKQKGKNLEEALEDIELKDISFSYNNETPILKDINLRIPKGKTTAFVGPSGGGKTTLFSLLERFYKPTSGRITIGEENIDSFTLSSWRKAISYVSQESPIMSGTIRENICYGVGREVSDEEVKKAAKLANAKEFIDNLSDGFHTEVGERGIKLSGGQRQRIAIARALIRDPKILFLDEATSSLDSSSEHLVQQALNRLMKGRTTLIIAHRLSTVVHADQLVVIEKGEISGVGTHENLLKNHNLYQKLVQQQQTER; encoded by the coding sequence ATGGAGAAGGAAAATACAAAAGCAAATTTAGCTTCCTTTTGGAAGTTACTAAAAAGCATAAAGCTTCCTAAAGTTATTATGATAACAGCATTAACGTTAAGTTTATTAGAAACAGGGGCTGCTCTTATTGTTCCACTTTTTACAAAAAATTTAGTAGATAAAGCTGCCTCATCTGCTCTTGAGACATCTGTCATTGTTATCCTCATTCTTGCCTTTATGTTACAAGCTATTTCAGGGGGGATTTCCTCCTATCTGATTATGTACGTAGGGGAAATTGTGGTCTCTCGCTTACGAAGTAACCTTTGGCGGAAAGTTCTTTTCTTAGAAGTTCCTTACTTTGATAAGCATCAGTCAGGTGAAACAATGAGTAGAATTACACAAGACACAAATACAATTAAGACTCTTGTGACTCAGCATCTTGTTTCATTTTTAACAGGGATTGTCTCAATTGTGGGATCTGTTATTATTTTGCTTTTCATCGATTGGAAAATGACACTTGTTATGGTATTAGCGGTTCCTTTTTCTCTACTTCTTATTATTCCATTAGGACGAAAAATGTACAGAATCTCAAAAGCGACTCAAGATGAACTTGCTTCATTTTCAGGAGAGCTTGGGCGTGTGCTTGGTGAAATCCGTCTTGTGAAAATGTATAGTGCAGAAAATGTAGAGGTTGAAAAAGGAGAGGAAGGAATTAAAAAGCTGTTTCGCTTTGGATTAAAAGAAGCGCGAATTCAGTCTGTGCTTCATCCCTTTATGACGCTTATTATGATGTTGGTAATTGTGGTTCTTATTGGATATGGGGGAGTGAGGGTTGCTTCTGGAACTCTTACCGCTGGATCTCTTGTTGCGATTATTATTTACATGTTCCAGATTATCGTTCCATTTAGTCAGATGGCTACATCTTTTTCTGCTCTTCAAAAAGCACTTGGGGCAACAGAGAGAATTGGAGAAATGCTGAACTTACGAACGGAAGAAAAACAGAAAGGAAAAAATTTAGAAGAAGCACTTGAAGATATTGAGCTTAAGGATATTTCTTTTTCTTATAACAATGAAACCCCTATTTTAAAAGATATTAATCTTCGCATTCCAAAAGGAAAAACAACTGCTTTTGTTGGTCCAAGTGGTGGGGGAAAAACAACGCTATTTTCGCTGCTAGAGCGATTTTATAAGCCAACTTCAGGAAGGATTACAATAGGGGAAGAAAATATTGATAGTTTTACACTTTCTTCTTGGAGAAAAGCAATTAGCTATGTTTCACAAGAAAGTCCTATCATGTCAGGAACAATTCGAGAGAATATTTGTTATGGAGTAGGCAGAGAAGTGAGCGATGAGGAAGTAAAAAAAGCTGCTAAACTTGCTAATGCAAAAGAGTTTATTGATAATCTTTCAGATGGGTTTCATACAGAGGTAGGAGAAAGAGGAATAAAGCTTTCAGGAGGACAGCGTCAGCGCATAGCTATTGCAAGAGCTCTTATCAGAGATCCGAAAATTTTGTTTCTTGATGAAGCAACATCTAGCTTAGACAGCTCTTCAGAACATCTTGTGCAACAAGCTTTAAATCGTTTAATGAAAGGACGAACAACTCTTATTATTGCTCATAGACTTTCTACTGTTGTTCATGCTGACCAACTTGTTGTAATTGAAAAAGGAGAAATATCAGGTGTTGGAACACACGAAAATCTTTTGAAGAACCACAACCTTTATCAAAAGCTTGTGCAGCAACAGCAAACGGAAAGATAA
- the fumC gene encoding class II fumarate hydratase, which produces MEYRIEKDTLGEMKVPADKLWAAQTQRSKENFPIGTEKMPLEVIKAFAILKKSAALSNYNLGKLSKEKADAIAKAADEVIEEKLTDHFPLVVWQTGSGTQSNMNTNEVIANRGNQILQETGSEERLHPNDDVNMSQSSNDTFPTALHVAGVIAVEDHLLPSLRTLKETFQQKSEQFDSIIKIGRTHLQDATPLTLGQEISGWFRMLEKSEKMIEESIGYLKELAIGGTAVGTGINAHPEFGDRVAAEISKITGKTFTSAQNKFHALTSHDEVVYAHGALKALGADLMKIANDVRWLASGPRCGIGEIIIPANEPGSSIMPGKVNPTQSEAMTMVVSQVMGNDATIGFAASQGNFELNVFKPVIIYNFLQSARILADSMKAFNDKCAVGIEPNLEKIQENVQNSLMLVTALNPHIGYENAAKIAKYAHQEGLTLKEAALKLDLLTEEQFDKVVKPENMISPSV; this is translated from the coding sequence ATGGAATACCGTATTGAAAAAGATACGCTTGGCGAAATGAAAGTACCAGCAGACAAACTATGGGCTGCTCAAACACAGCGCAGCAAAGAAAACTTCCCAATTGGAACAGAAAAAATGCCTCTTGAAGTGATCAAAGCATTTGCTATTTTAAAGAAAAGCGCGGCACTAAGTAACTATAACTTAGGAAAATTATCAAAAGAAAAAGCAGACGCAATTGCAAAAGCTGCGGATGAAGTAATTGAAGAAAAGTTAACAGACCACTTTCCACTTGTTGTTTGGCAAACAGGAAGCGGTACACAATCAAATATGAATACAAATGAAGTAATCGCGAACAGAGGAAATCAAATTTTACAAGAAACAGGAAGCGAAGAGCGTCTTCACCCAAATGATGATGTTAACATGTCTCAAAGCTCAAATGACACGTTTCCAACGGCTCTTCATGTTGCAGGCGTAATCGCAGTTGAGGATCATCTTCTTCCTTCATTACGTACGTTAAAAGAAACGTTCCAACAAAAATCAGAGCAGTTTGATTCAATCATTAAGATTGGTCGTACACATCTTCAAGATGCCACTCCTCTTACACTTGGTCAAGAAATTAGTGGATGGTTCCGCATGCTTGAAAAAAGTGAAAAAATGATAGAAGAAAGCATAGGCTACCTAAAAGAGCTTGCTATTGGCGGCACGGCTGTTGGTACAGGCATTAATGCGCACCCTGAATTTGGAGATCGTGTAGCAGCTGAAATTAGTAAAATCACTGGTAAAACATTCACTTCTGCTCAGAATAAATTTCATGCTTTAACAAGTCATGACGAAGTTGTATACGCACACGGTGCCTTAAAAGCTCTTGGGGCAGACTTAATGAAAATTGCTAATGATGTACGCTGGTTAGCAAGCGGTCCTCGCTGCGGAATTGGAGAGATTATAATCCCTGCTAATGAACCAGGAAGCTCTATTATGCCAGGAAAAGTAAACCCAACGCAAAGTGAAGCAATGACAATGGTTGTTTCTCAAGTAATGGGAAATGATGCAACAATTGGATTTGCAGCAAGTCAAGGAAACTTTGAACTTAACGTCTTTAAACCGGTAATCATTTATAACTTCCTTCAGTCAGCAAGAATTCTTGCCGATTCAATGAAAGCATTCAACGATAAATGTGCCGTAGGAATTGAACCAAACTTGGAAAAAATCCAAGAAAATGTTCAAAATTCACTTATGCTTGTAACAGCCTTAAATCCTCATATTGGATATGAAAATGCGGCTAAAATTGCTAAATATGCTCATCAAGAAGGATTAACATTAAAAGAAGCGGCTCTAAAATTAGATCTTCTTACAGAAGAGCAATTTGACAAAGTTGTAAAACCTGAAAACATGATTAGCCCTTCCGTTTAA
- the nirB gene encoding nitrite reductase large subunit NirB, producing the protein MEKQKLVVIGNGMAGVRAVEEILKLDPNRFSITIFGSEPHPNYNRIMLSKVLQGDTEISDIVLNSLEWYEENNITLHKGEEVIKIDRESKTLFTNKGREESYDKLIIATGSNPLMIPFKGIDKEGVVTFRDIADCEKMVDASKQYKKAAVIGGGLLGLEAARGLLNLGMEVDVIQNMPYVMNRQLDETAGNLLQKSLGDQGMNILVNHDTDEFLGEERVTGIRFKDGSEIKADLIVMAIGIVPNTSLAKESGLTVNRGIAVDDHLQTSDPDIFSVGECAEHRGIAYGLVAPLYEQGKVLAHRILEQECAPYEGSVLSTQLKVSGVDVFSAGEFMEHEVENAYAIKIFDEVSNVYKKLLIKDEKLIGAVLFGDTKDGNKLFQMIQKGSTLEGLSPTLFSTNSGKEESLVASMSDDDIICGCNGVSKGTICSAISEGGLTSVDEVKDATTACRSCGGCKPLVAELISLTAGSEVEQKEAICSCTTLSRDEVVAEIKEKGLTHSKEVMNVLGWKNDEGCSKCRPALNYYLGMIDPEQYEDERESRFVNERMHANIQKDGTFSVVPRMYGGVTNPKELRKIADVADKYNIPLVKVTGGQRLDLLGAKKEDLPKIWEELDMPSGYAYGKTLRTVKTCVGESFCRFGTQDSMGLGIKLEKKFERLQTPHKVKMSVSACPRNCAESGIKDVGIVGIEGAFEIYVGGNGGTHLRAGDLLCKVATEEEVMEMSSAFLQYYRENANYLERTSAFVERVGLAHIKEVLDNIDTRTELNIRMDKALAVTTDPWREIIESKNTKNELFTNVMLQKG; encoded by the coding sequence GTGGAAAAGCAAAAACTTGTTGTAATTGGAAATGGAATGGCTGGTGTTCGAGCTGTAGAAGAGATTTTAAAATTAGACCCTAATCGCTTTTCGATTACGATTTTTGGGAGTGAGCCACATCCAAACTATAACAGAATTATGTTATCAAAAGTTCTTCAAGGGGATACGGAGATTTCAGATATTGTGTTAAATAGTCTAGAGTGGTATGAGGAAAATAACATTACTCTTCATAAAGGCGAAGAAGTAATCAAAATTGATCGTGAATCTAAAACGTTATTCACTAATAAAGGGCGCGAAGAAAGCTACGATAAATTAATCATTGCTACAGGTTCAAACCCGCTTATGATTCCATTCAAAGGAATAGACAAAGAAGGCGTTGTTACATTTAGAGATATAGCAGACTGCGAAAAAATGGTGGATGCATCAAAACAGTACAAGAAAGCAGCTGTTATTGGAGGTGGACTTCTAGGGCTTGAAGCGGCGAGAGGATTGCTCAATCTAGGGATGGAAGTCGATGTTATTCAAAATATGCCGTACGTTATGAATAGACAGCTTGATGAAACAGCTGGAAATTTGCTTCAAAAGTCGCTCGGAGACCAGGGAATGAATATTCTTGTTAATCATGATACAGACGAGTTTTTAGGCGAAGAGAGGGTAACGGGAATTCGCTTTAAAGACGGTTCAGAAATAAAGGCGGATTTGATTGTAATGGCGATTGGAATTGTTCCAAATACCTCTCTTGCAAAAGAAAGTGGTTTGACGGTTAATCGAGGAATTGCCGTTGATGACCACCTACAAACGAGCGACCCGGACATTTTCTCAGTTGGAGAGTGTGCTGAACATAGAGGAATTGCTTACGGACTTGTTGCACCGCTTTATGAGCAAGGAAAAGTATTGGCACATCGCATTCTTGAACAGGAGTGTGCTCCATATGAAGGTTCTGTTTTGTCCACACAGCTTAAAGTGTCAGGTGTTGACGTATTTTCAGCTGGAGAGTTTATGGAACATGAAGTGGAAAATGCCTATGCCATTAAAATATTTGATGAAGTATCGAATGTTTACAAAAAGCTTCTTATAAAAGATGAGAAATTAATTGGAGCTGTTCTTTTTGGTGATACAAAGGATGGAAATAAACTTTTCCAAATGATTCAAAAAGGAAGCACTCTTGAGGGATTGAGTCCAACTCTTTTCTCAACAAATAGTGGAAAAGAAGAAAGTCTTGTTGCCTCGATGAGTGATGATGACATTATCTGTGGCTGTAATGGAGTTTCGAAAGGCACCATTTGTAGCGCGATTTCAGAAGGCGGATTAACGAGCGTTGATGAAGTCAAAGATGCCACAACAGCGTGTCGCTCGTGTGGAGGCTGTAAACCACTTGTAGCTGAACTGATTAGTTTAACAGCCGGAAGTGAAGTAGAACAAAAAGAAGCGATTTGTTCATGTACGACTCTTTCTCGCGATGAAGTTGTAGCAGAGATTAAAGAAAAAGGATTAACACACAGCAAAGAAGTAATGAATGTTTTAGGATGGAAAAATGATGAAGGATGTTCAAAGTGTCGTCCAGCACTTAATTACTATCTTGGCATGATCGATCCAGAGCAGTATGAAGATGAACGCGAGTCTCGGTTTGTAAATGAGCGAATGCATGCCAATATTCAAAAAGATGGAACATTTTCCGTTGTACCGAGAATGTACGGTGGTGTTACAAATCCAAAAGAGCTTCGCAAAATTGCTGATGTTGCAGATAAATATAATATTCCTCTTGTTAAAGTAACAGGTGGACAGCGATTAGATCTCCTTGGAGCAAAGAAAGAAGATTTACCGAAGATCTGGGAAGAGCTTGATATGCCGTCAGGATACGCGTATGGAAAAACGCTTCGCACTGTTAAAACGTGTGTAGGAGAGTCATTTTGTCGCTTTGGTACTCAAGACTCTATGGGGCTTGGCATTAAGCTAGAGAAGAAATTTGAACGTCTTCAAACCCCACACAAAGTAAAAATGAGCGTTTCAGCTTGTCCGCGTAACTGTGCAGAGTCAGGGATTAAAGATGTTGGGATTGTAGGAATTGAAGGAGCTTTTGAAATTTATGTTGGTGGAAACGGAGGAACCCACTTAAGAGCAGGAGATTTACTTTGCAAAGTAGCGACAGAAGAAGAAGTGATGGAAATGTCATCAGCCTTTTTACAATATTACCGCGAAAATGCAAATTACTTAGAGAGAACCTCAGCTTTTGTTGAGCGCGTTGGTCTTGCTCATATTAAAGAAGTGCTTGATAACATAGATACAAGAACAGAGCTTAACATTCGAATGGATAAAGCCTTAGCTGTCACAACAGATCCTTGGCGTGAAATTATTGAAAGTAAAAATACGAAAAATGAACTCTTTACAAATGTAATGCTTCAAAAAGGCTAA